One genomic segment of Oncorhynchus mykiss isolate Arlee chromosome 10, USDA_OmykA_1.1, whole genome shotgun sequence includes these proteins:
- the LOC110534145 gene encoding fibroblast growth factor 13 isoform X1 has product MAAAIASSLIRQKRQAREREKANACRCASSPDNCKAGDRGPCEKPSKLNVFSRVKLFGSKKRKRIRRPEPQLKGIVTKLYSRTGFYLQTQADGTIDGTKDEDNSHAVFNLIPVGLRVVAIQGVQTKLYLAMNNDGFLYTSEHFTPECKFKESVFENYYVTYSSMLYRQQQSGRAWYLGLNKEGVIMKGNHVKKNKPAAHFIPKPLKVAMYREPSLHDLTEFSRSGSGTPTKSRSASALLNGGGKTLSQNEQST; this is encoded by the exons ATGGCCGCGGCGATCGCCAGCTCCCTCATTCGGCAGAAGAGGCAGGCGAGGGAGCGGGAGAAGGCGAATGCCTGCCGCTGCGCAAGCAGTCCGGATAATTGCAAAGCAGGGGACAGGGGACCCTGTGAGAAACCGAGCAAGCTGAACGTGTTCTCACGCGTCAAACTCTTTGGCTCTAAGAAACGGAAGAGAATAAGGCGACCAG AGCCCCAGCTCAAGGGGATAGTGACAAAGCTGTACAGTCGCACAGGCTTCTACCTTCAGACGCAAGCTGATGGAACCATCGATGGAACCAAGGACGAGGACAACAGCCATG CTGTGTTCAACCTCATTCCTGTTGGGCTGCGAGTTGTGGCCATCCAGGGGGTTCAGACCAAACTCTACCTGGCCATGAACAACGATGGCTTCCTGTATACCTCT GAGCACTTCACCCCGGAGTGTAAGTTCAAGGAGTCGGTGTTTGAGAACTACTACGTGACCTACTCCTCCATGCTCTACAGACAGCAGCAGTCAGGCAGGGCCTGGTACCTTGGCCTCAATAAAGAGGGGGTCATCATGAAGGGCAACCATGTGAAGAAGAATAAACCAGCGGCCCACTTCATCCCTAAACCACTGAAAG TTGCCATGTACAGAGAACCCTCACTCCATGACCTGACCGAGTTCTCCCGCTCCGGCAGCGGTACTCCCACCAAGAGCCGCAGTGCGTCGGCCTTGCTGAACGGAGGAGGGAAGACACTGAGCCAGAACGAGCAGTCCACATAG
- the LOC110534145 gene encoding fibroblast growth factor 13 isoform X2, whose translation MSAKTAKQVTKEEKEHATREPQLKGIVTKLYSRTGFYLQTQADGTIDGTKDEDNSHAVFNLIPVGLRVVAIQGVQTKLYLAMNNDGFLYTSEHFTPECKFKESVFENYYVTYSSMLYRQQQSGRAWYLGLNKEGVIMKGNHVKKNKPAAHFIPKPLKVAMYREPSLHDLTEFSRSGSGTPTKSRSASALLNGGGKTLSQNEQST comes from the exons AGCCCCAGCTCAAGGGGATAGTGACAAAGCTGTACAGTCGCACAGGCTTCTACCTTCAGACGCAAGCTGATGGAACCATCGATGGAACCAAGGACGAGGACAACAGCCATG CTGTGTTCAACCTCATTCCTGTTGGGCTGCGAGTTGTGGCCATCCAGGGGGTTCAGACCAAACTCTACCTGGCCATGAACAACGATGGCTTCCTGTATACCTCT GAGCACTTCACCCCGGAGTGTAAGTTCAAGGAGTCGGTGTTTGAGAACTACTACGTGACCTACTCCTCCATGCTCTACAGACAGCAGCAGTCAGGCAGGGCCTGGTACCTTGGCCTCAATAAAGAGGGGGTCATCATGAAGGGCAACCATGTGAAGAAGAATAAACCAGCGGCCCACTTCATCCCTAAACCACTGAAAG TTGCCATGTACAGAGAACCCTCACTCCATGACCTGACCGAGTTCTCCCGCTCCGGCAGCGGTACTCCCACCAAGAGCCGCAGTGCGTCGGCCTTGCTGAACGGAGGAGGGAAGACACTGAGCCAGAACGAGCAGTCCACATAG